In Salmonella enterica subsp. enterica serovar Typhimurium str. LT2, a single window of DNA contains:
- the hpaA gene encoding 4-hydroxyphenylacetate catabolism protein (similar to E. coli putative ARAC-type regulatory protein (AAC74766.1); Blastp hit to AAC74766.1 (303 aa), 25% identity in aa 181 - 281), which yields MCQRAIANIDISKEYDESMGSNDVHYQSFARMADFFGRDMQAHRHDQFFQMHFLDTGQIELQLDDHRYSVQAPLFVLTPPSVPHAFITESDSDGHVLTVREELVWPLLEVLYPGTREAFGLPGICLSLADKPNELAALKHYWQLIERESTEQLAGCEHTLVLLAQAVFTLLLRNAKLDDHAATGMRGELKLFQRFTLLIDNHFHQHWTVPDYACELHITESRLTDICRRFANRPPKRLIFDRQLREAKRLLLFSDNAVNEIAWQLGFKDPAYFARFFNRLAGCSPSQFRQREVPSFLN from the coding sequence ATGTGCCAACGTGCGATCGCCAATATTGATATCAGCAAAGAGTATGACGAAAGCATGGGCAGTAACGATGTGCATTATCAGTCGTTTGCTCGTATGGCGGATTTCTTTGGTCGTGATATGCAGGCGCATCGCCACGACCAGTTTTTTCAAATGCACTTTCTTGATACCGGGCAGATTGAGCTACAGCTCGACGATCATCGCTATTCGGTGCAGGCGCCGCTATTTGTGCTTACGCCGCCCTCGGTGCCGCATGCTTTTATTACCGAATCGGATAGCGATGGCCATGTTCTGACGGTACGCGAAGAGCTGGTTTGGCCGCTGCTGGAAGTGCTTTATCCCGGCACCAGAGAGGCCTTTGGCCTGCCGGGAATCTGCCTGTCGCTGGCGGATAAACCCAACGAGCTGGCGGCGCTCAAACATTACTGGCAGCTAATTGAGCGGGAGTCCACGGAACAACTGGCTGGCTGCGAACATACCCTGGTGCTACTGGCGCAGGCGGTATTTACCTTGCTGTTGCGTAATGCGAAGCTGGACGATCACGCCGCAACCGGGATGCGCGGTGAACTGAAACTTTTTCAGCGCTTTACCCTGTTAATTGACAACCACTTCCATCAGCACTGGACGGTGCCCGATTATGCCTGCGAGCTGCATATTACCGAATCTCGTTTGACCGATATTTGCCGACGTTTTGCTAATCGCCCGCCTAAACGCCTGATTTTTGATCGGCAATTACGCGAGGCGAAACGACTGCTGCTTTTTTCCGACAATGCTGTCAACGAGATCGCCTGGCAATTAGGTTTTAAAGATCCGGCTTATTTTGCCCGTTTCTTTAATCGCCTTGCTGGCTGTTCTCCTTCGCAGTTTCGCCAACGTGAAGTTCCCTCTTTTCTCAACTAA
- a CDS encoding putative periplasmic protein (similar to E. coli orf, hypothetical protein (AAC75328.1); Blastp hit to AAC75328.1 (311 aa), 27% identity in aa 7 - 147, 27% identity in aa 155 - 277) → MMKKSVAMLAVCMLAQSHLAIAAGTPAPQEINIVLLGTKGGPSLLNTARLPQATALTIGDKIWLIDAGYGASLQLVKNGIPLRNINTILLTHLHSDHILDYPSLLMNAWASGLKDHTIQVYGPPGTQAMTKASWKVFDRDITLRMEEEGKPDPRNLVKATDIGQGVIYKDELVTISALKVPHSPFPDGEAFAYRFDTQGKRIVFSGDTSWFPPLATFAQGADILVHEAVHVPSVAKLANSIGNGKTLAEAIASHHTTIEDVGKIARESHVKKLVLSHLVPATVADDVWQQEAMKNYPGPVIVGHDNMTISVP, encoded by the coding sequence ATGATGAAAAAAAGCGTCGCTATGCTGGCGGTGTGTATGCTGGCGCAAAGCCACCTTGCCATTGCTGCCGGTACTCCTGCGCCTCAAGAGATCAACATTGTTTTACTGGGCACCAAAGGCGGGCCTTCTTTGCTCAATACAGCCAGACTACCGCAAGCGACGGCGCTTACTATCGGCGATAAAATATGGCTGATAGATGCCGGCTACGGCGCCAGTCTGCAACTGGTGAAAAATGGCATTCCACTGCGCAACATCAATACTATTTTGCTCACCCATCTGCACAGCGACCACATACTGGATTATCCTTCCTTGCTGATGAATGCCTGGGCGAGTGGTCTGAAAGACCATACCATACAGGTTTATGGCCCGCCGGGAACCCAGGCGATGACGAAGGCTAGCTGGAAGGTCTTTGACAGGGATATCACGCTACGCATGGAAGAAGAGGGGAAACCCGATCCGCGCAACCTGGTTAAGGCGACCGATATTGGCCAGGGCGTCATCTATAAAGATGAACTGGTCACAATAAGCGCGCTGAAAGTGCCTCATTCCCCTTTCCCGGACGGTGAAGCGTTTGCTTACCGTTTTGATACCCAGGGTAAGCGAATCGTCTTCTCTGGCGATACGTCCTGGTTTCCGCCGCTTGCAACGTTTGCCCAGGGGGCGGATATCCTGGTACATGAGGCGGTACATGTCCCCTCGGTAGCAAAACTGGCTAATAGTATTGGCAACGGAAAAACGCTGGCTGAAGCGATTGCGTCGCATCACACCACGATTGAAGATGTCGGTAAGATTGCTCGCGAGTCCCACGTGAAAAAACTGGTGTTAAGTCATCTGGTGCCTGCGACGGTTGCGGATGACGTCTGGCAACAGGAAGCCATGAAAAATTACCCGGGCCCTGTCATTGTCGGTCATGACAATATGACGATAAGCGTACCGTAG
- a CDS encoding putative cytoplasmic protein (RssC (gi|12004175)), whose amino-acid sequence MEWKVVDTVISPSTGVSFSCIHSLKNLRLTLWYQADVYMPPGSIIIPFNKGVLINDKLYPVTVYNVTRFNPVLWKSLKENSHCPGNCNPKSEACSYPFECLVSVCPFGLTRNIQIDNKKV is encoded by the coding sequence ATGGAATGGAAGGTCGTTGATACAGTTATAAGTCCCTCTACCGGAGTGTCGTTCTCATGCATACATAGCCTAAAAAATCTTAGATTGACCTTATGGTATCAGGCAGATGTTTACATGCCTCCAGGTAGCATTATCATCCCCTTTAATAAGGGGGTCTTAATAAACGATAAACTTTATCCCGTTACTGTTTACAACGTTACCAGGTTTAATCCTGTTCTATGGAAATCGCTTAAAGAAAATAGCCATTGTCCTGGTAACTGCAATCCTAAATCAGAAGCCTGCAGTTATCCTTTCGAGTGTCTGGTATCCGTTTGTCCATTTGGTTTAACCAGAAATATTCAAATAGATAATAAGAAAGTTTAG
- the yccD gene encoding putative cytoplasmic protein (similar to E. coli orf, hypothetical protein (AAC74084.1); Blastp hit to AAC74084.1 (101 aa), 74% identity in aa 1 - 101) produces MANITVTFTITEFCLHTGVTEEELNEIVGLGVIEPYEDDNADWQFDDRAASVVQRALRLREELALDWPGIAVALTLLEENSRLREENRLLLQRLSRFISHP; encoded by the coding sequence ATGGCTAACATCACTGTCACCTTTACCATCACCGAATTTTGTTTGCACACCGGCGTGACGGAAGAGGAGCTAAACGAAATCGTCGGACTTGGCGTAATTGAGCCTTACGAAGACGATAACGCCGACTGGCAATTCGACGATCGCGCAGCGAGCGTGGTACAACGCGCGCTACGCTTACGCGAGGAGCTGGCGCTCGACTGGCCTGGGATCGCGGTCGCGTTAACGCTGCTGGAAGAGAATTCACGGCTGCGCGAAGAAAACCGGTTACTGCTGCAACGCCTTTCTCGCTTTATCTCGCATCCCTAA